In Acinonyx jubatus isolate Ajub_Pintada_27869175 chromosome B3, VMU_Ajub_asm_v1.0, whole genome shotgun sequence, a genomic segment contains:
- the LOC106974213 gene encoding transmembrane protein 202: MWEVLRQIPWQLQSELAAKMESREQMALTFYNPKVPKIKGNRHYQRPTLPVNKYPNASMPPQRRQQHVNQTHIYIRTFCGSLCGFGFLMVICMSPLNWVRFLVTKNGFELYAGLWITCNYELCWSHTPKPPYYLQYSRTFFLISIFSILVALGWLINSCLPRRGSTTTNFDLKVSILSFISAISLLLCLILFLAQVYRHTKDALEPDLLWAYHINWWSDFLFTFSGIMSFLNYITFRFPPLDQNVTASPTEKSRLGVGPVTKELPAEDEGLRSDMEAPTEEEKTAPEAEL; this comes from the exons ATGTGGGAGGTGCTGAGACAAATTCCGTGGCAGTTACAAAGCGAACTGGCTGCCAAGATGGAGAGCAGGGAACAAATGGCCTTGACCTTCTATAATCCTAAGGTTCCCAAAATTAAGGGGAACCGGCACTACCAAAGG CCTACCCTCCCCGTCAACAAATATCCGAATGCCTCAATGCCACCCCAGAGGCGGCAGCAGCATGTGAATCAGACACACATCTACATCCGAACGTTCTGTGGCAGCCTGTGTGGTTTTGGTTTCCTAATGGTGATCTGCATGTCCCCACTGAACTGGGTGAGGTTCCTGGTGACCAAGAATGGCTTTGAGCTCTACGCAGGACTCTGGATCACATGCAACTATGAGCTGTGCTGGAGCCACACACCCAAACCACCCT ATTACCTTCAATATTCCAGGACTTTCTTCCTCATCTCTATCTTCTCCATACTCGTTGCCCTTGGCTGGCTCATCAACTCTTGCCTGCCTAGAAGAGGAAGTACGACCACCAACTTCGATCTGAAGGTATCCATACTGAGCTTCATCTCAG CCATCTCCTTGCTCCTCTGCCTTATCCTGTTTCTGGCACAGGTTTACAGGCATACTAAGGATGCCTTGGAGCCAGATCTCCTGTGGGCCTATCATATTAATTGGTGGAGTGACTTCTTATTCACGTTTTCTG GGATCATGTCCTTTCTCAACTACATAACTTTCAGATTTCCTCCCCTTGATCAAAATGTCACCGCGAGTCCCACGGAGAAGTCAAGGCTGGGGGTTGGTCCAGTGACCAAAGAATTACCTGCTGAAGATGAAGGGTTAAGGTCTGATATGGAAGCTCCaactgaggaagagaaaacagcccCCGAAGCAGAACTGTGA